A single region of the Melioribacteraceae bacterium 4301-Me genome encodes:
- a CDS encoding SGNH/GDSL hydrolase family protein, whose protein sequence is MRIDIKLIWLIILTISLISCDINEETKNNSKILDQLIVFGDSNSDPGNIYNKTNHLIPVTPPYFQGRFCNGPTWAELVASKFNLVGDANMNFAYGGACSDSLNAIALKIPPQAPEPYSTIRNAIMFTGLLEQVEELRASAIRPKLNHLVVIFIGGNDYSLENEVNDSKVDHVISSIEKAISRIKEMGWKRIVIFTLNDHAATIELDSSAVEADKVYFELAKRNNARLKEAVVQWSNKLGIDIKIWDFAAFLKDVTDHAVSYGFTDLLNPIYEGSFFAFDGKLNDAKGKLFWDFTPHYSAAIHNVISDEFIKFLQNFN, encoded by the coding sequence ATGAGGATAGATATAAAATTAATTTGGTTAATTATCTTAACAATTAGTCTTATATCTTGTGATATAAATGAAGAAACAAAAAACAACAGTAAAATTCTGGATCAACTTATTGTTTTTGGTGATAGCAATAGTGATCCAGGCAACATTTATAATAAGACCAATCATTTGATTCCAGTAACTCCGCCGTATTTTCAAGGGAGATTTTGCAACGGTCCAACATGGGCAGAATTAGTTGCAAGCAAATTTAACCTTGTTGGCGATGCTAACATGAATTTTGCCTACGGTGGAGCTTGTTCCGATTCTCTTAATGCTATAGCTTTAAAAATCCCGCCACAGGCACCCGAGCCATACTCAACTATTCGAAATGCTATTATGTTTACAGGACTTCTTGAACAGGTTGAAGAGCTAAGAGCATCTGCAATACGCCCTAAATTAAATCACCTTGTTGTTATTTTTATTGGTGGAAACGACTATAGCCTTGAAAACGAAGTAAATGATTCAAAAGTGGATCATGTAATATCTTCAATAGAAAAGGCTATCTCTCGAATTAAAGAAATGGGATGGAAACGAATTGTTATTTTTACTCTGAACGATCATGCTGCAACCATAGAGTTAGATTCAAGTGCAGTAGAAGCAGATAAAGTTTATTTTGAATTGGCAAAAAGAAATAATGCACGACTTAAAGAAGCAGTTGTTCAATGGAGTAATAAATTAGGGATTGATATAAAAATATGGGATTTTGCAGCTTTTCTGAAAGATGTAACTGACCACGCAGTAAGTTATGGTTTTACTGACTTGCTGAATCCAATCTACGAAGGAAGCTTTTTTGCTTTTGATGGCAAGTTAAACGATGCAAAGGGAAAATTATTCTGGGATTTCACACCGCATTACTCGGCAGCCATACATAATGTAATTTCTGATGAGTTTATTAAATTTTTGCAGAATTTTAATTAA
- a CDS encoding APC family permease codes for MRKNQKLSLIEVISMAVGTMIGASIFSIFGLGVEIAGQNLPEAFVLSGIYALVVAYSYSILGSQIISNAGPIAFILKGIGDNVITGALSILMWLTYVISIALFARGFTGYFLPFLNIEATGLLTGIIVTLVIMFFTSLNFFGSKAVGKAEFYIVLIKLSILMIFIIGGLFTIDWNLARPVFDIRHSSSMLSASVIFFLSYMGFGLITNASENVKNPQKNIPLAIYLSILIVMIIYVSISFVTIGNLSLADIIKAQENALAVAARPFLGSFGFILISVGALFSISSALNATIYGGANIAYSIAKDGKLPKIFERKIWFKSTEGLYLTAGLGLLAALFLNLNTIASITSTIFTVIYIFVLISHLKIYSRYGGNKFLILINLSVLLVVFAALIKYQWETQPSSFFISISAFTGAIIFEYAYRKLKGRVIKHGE; via the coding sequence ATGAGAAAGAATCAAAAACTTAGTTTAATAGAAGTAATCTCGATGGCAGTCGGCACAATGATAGGTGCCAGTATTTTCTCGATATTCGGTTTGGGTGTAGAAATTGCTGGACAAAATTTACCCGAAGCATTTGTACTCTCAGGAATTTATGCACTTGTTGTTGCCTATTCTTATTCAATTCTCGGCTCCCAAATAATATCGAATGCGGGTCCTATCGCATTCATATTAAAAGGTATAGGAGATAATGTTATAACTGGTGCATTAAGTATTTTAATGTGGCTGACATATGTAATATCGATTGCACTTTTTGCCAGAGGATTTACAGGATATTTTCTCCCTTTCCTTAATATTGAAGCTACTGGACTATTAACAGGCATTATAGTTACACTTGTAATTATGTTCTTTACTTCATTGAATTTTTTTGGTAGTAAAGCTGTAGGTAAAGCGGAATTTTATATTGTACTGATTAAGCTTTCCATTTTAATGATATTCATTATTGGAGGTCTGTTTACTATTGACTGGAATTTAGCAAGACCAGTCTTTGATATCAGACACTCATCTAGTATGCTTAGCGCCTCTGTAATTTTTTTCCTGTCATATATGGGATTTGGTCTAATAACAAATGCATCTGAAAATGTTAAAAACCCTCAAAAGAATATCCCGCTTGCAATATATTTGAGTATTCTTATTGTAATGATTATTTATGTTTCGATATCTTTTGTAACTATCGGTAATTTGTCTTTGGCAGATATAATAAAAGCACAGGAAAATGCGCTTGCAGTTGCTGCCCGTCCGTTTTTGGGAAGCTTTGGCTTCATTCTTATTTCTGTAGGAGCGTTGTTTTCAATCTCTTCAGCATTAAATGCTACAATTTACGGAGGGGCTAACATTGCTTATTCAATTGCAAAAGATGGCAAGCTACCAAAAATATTCGAGCGGAAAATATGGTTCAAGTCAACCGAAGGCTTATACTTAACTGCCGGCTTGGGATTGCTTGCCGCACTATTTTTAAATCTAAATACAATTGCTAGCATAACAAGTACGATATTTACCGTTATTTATATATTTGTTTTAATATCTCACCTGAAAATATATTCTCGATACGGTGGAAATAAATTCTTAATTTTAATTAACTTATCCGTACTCTTAGTTGTATTTGCAGCGTTAATTAAATATCAGTGGGAAACCCAGCCTTCTTCTTTTTTTATTAGTATATCGGCATTTACCGGGGCTATTATATTTGAATATGCTTATAGAAAACTGAAAGGAAGAGTAATCAAACATGGTGAATAA
- a CDS encoding cation transporter produces the protein MLFTQSISDESRAKLYSYAYALMLITIYYNIVEGLISVIFGYEDGTLSLLGFGIDSFVEVISGIGIWHFLKRIKQKGEETRDDFEKTALKVTGTAFYFLSAGLAATAIYNVVTNHKPETTFWGIVISIISILAMQLLIMYKMKVGKALNSQAIIADAKCTKTCLYLSIILLLASLGYELTNIGGIDSIGAVLIAYLSYKEGKESFEKARTNKLCSCEDE, from the coding sequence ATGCTGTTTACTCAATCAATTAGTGATGAAAGCAGAGCAAAACTTTATTCATATGCTTATGCTTTAATGTTAATTACAATTTACTACAACATTGTAGAAGGATTAATTTCAGTAATTTTTGGATATGAGGATGGTACGCTTTCTTTACTAGGTTTTGGAATAGATTCATTTGTAGAAGTAATTTCTGGAATTGGTATTTGGCATTTTCTAAAAAGAATTAAGCAAAAAGGTGAAGAAACACGAGATGATTTCGAAAAAACAGCATTAAAAGTAACTGGGACTGCATTTTACTTTCTTTCCGCTGGATTAGCAGCAACTGCCATATATAACGTAGTTACAAATCATAAACCAGAGACTACTTTCTGGGGTATAGTGATTTCTATAATTTCAATTTTGGCAATGCAGTTGCTCATTATGTATAAAATGAAAGTCGGCAAAGCGCTCAATTCTCAAGCAATAATTGCTGACGCAAAATGCACAAAAACTTGTTTGTATCTCTCAATTATTCTCCTTTTAGCAAGCCTCGGCTATGAATTAACTAACATTGGCGGAATTGATTCTATTGGCGCAGTTCTTATTGCTTATTTATCCTATAAAGAAGGAAAAGAATCTTTTGAAAAAGCTCGCACAAACAAACTTTGCTCGTGTGAAGACGAATGA
- a CDS encoding plasma-membrane proton-efflux P-type ATPase — translation MKDEAENLNALKKLSLEEAFKELESSENGISDSEALERTKKYGYNEIAEKKENPILKFLGYFWGPIPWMIELAAILSAIINHWEDFWIIFVLLLLNAVVGFWQENKASDAISELKKKLALNAKVIRDGKWKEIEASQLVPGDVIRLRLGDIIPADVKLFSGEYLMIDESALTGESLPVEKHNGDIGYSGSVVNQGEMNGLVVATGSNTFFGRTAKLVAEAKTISHFQKAVIKIGDYLIALAAFMVVIIFMVSFFRHESFIDTLQFALVLTVAAIPVALPAVLSVTMAVGASVLAKKKAIVSKLTAIEEMAGMDILCSDKTGTITKNQLTLSEVIPFEGFTADDILIFGSLSSREEDNDPIDLAILRKANSVVGVREKIKSYKINYFKPFDPVIKRSEAYVTSNENKNCKVAKGAPQVILNLISEKEKQKITELVNSKVNELAEKGYRALGIAVMYNQNEWKYAGLIPLFDPPRDDSAETIKTAQAMGINIKMITGDHTAIAKQIAKQVNLKSNILEASLLLNESDKKIGDVVENADGFAQVFPEHKYRIVEILQERKHIVGMTGDGVNDSPALKKADVGIAVAGATDAAKSAADIVLTLPGLSVIIDALKESRKIFQRMNSYAIYRIAETIRVLFFITLAIIVFNFYPVTAVMIVLLALFNDAPIMAIAYDNVKYSNNPERWDMRIVLGMATFLGLIGVVSSFTIYYLGRDYFHLSPGVLQSFIFLKLAIAGHLTIFLTRTRGPFWSIKPSAVLLWSAVITKLLATLFAVYGWFISPISWELALFVWAYAIVAFLITDFLKVKIYRLLDHTGIKFHR, via the coding sequence ATGAAAGACGAAGCAGAAAATTTGAATGCTTTGAAAAAATTATCTCTCGAAGAAGCTTTTAAAGAATTAGAGTCTAGCGAGAATGGTATTTCTGATTCAGAAGCCTTGGAGAGAACTAAAAAATACGGATATAATGAAATAGCCGAAAAAAAAGAAAATCCAATATTAAAATTTCTTGGTTACTTTTGGGGACCAATTCCTTGGATGATTGAATTGGCAGCTATCCTTTCGGCAATAATAAATCATTGGGAAGATTTCTGGATTATATTTGTACTTTTGCTGTTAAACGCAGTCGTTGGATTCTGGCAGGAAAATAAAGCAAGTGATGCTATAAGCGAATTAAAGAAAAAGTTAGCATTGAATGCAAAAGTTATAAGGGACGGCAAATGGAAAGAAATAGAGGCAAGTCAACTTGTCCCTGGAGATGTTATTCGTTTAAGATTAGGTGATATAATTCCAGCCGATGTAAAATTATTTTCGGGTGAATATTTAATGATTGATGAATCCGCGCTAACAGGAGAATCGTTGCCGGTAGAAAAACACAATGGGGATATAGGCTACTCAGGTTCTGTTGTTAATCAAGGTGAAATGAATGGGTTAGTCGTGGCAACTGGTTCAAATACTTTTTTTGGAAGAACTGCTAAATTAGTTGCAGAAGCAAAAACTATAAGTCATTTTCAGAAAGCTGTAATAAAAATTGGTGACTATCTTATTGCACTCGCAGCTTTTATGGTGGTGATAATTTTTATGGTTTCATTCTTTCGCCATGAAAGTTTTATAGATACTTTACAATTTGCTTTAGTGTTGACAGTAGCCGCTATTCCTGTCGCTTTGCCTGCGGTACTATCTGTAACAATGGCCGTCGGTGCCTCAGTATTAGCTAAGAAAAAAGCAATTGTAAGTAAACTTACAGCTATTGAAGAAATGGCTGGTATGGATATCTTATGCAGTGACAAAACCGGGACTATAACAAAAAACCAATTGACTCTATCCGAAGTTATTCCATTTGAAGGATTTACTGCTGACGACATTTTAATATTCGGTTCATTATCTTCAAGGGAAGAGGACAATGACCCAATAGATCTTGCTATACTAAGAAAAGCCAATTCCGTAGTAGGTGTTCGAGAGAAAATAAAATCTTATAAAATAAACTACTTCAAGCCTTTCGACCCTGTAATTAAAAGAAGTGAGGCTTATGTAACATCAAATGAAAATAAGAATTGTAAAGTAGCAAAAGGTGCACCGCAAGTTATTCTAAATTTAATTTCTGAAAAAGAAAAACAAAAAATCACAGAACTTGTTAACTCAAAAGTTAATGAACTCGCTGAGAAAGGTTACCGTGCACTTGGAATAGCTGTAATGTATAATCAAAACGAGTGGAAATACGCGGGCCTGATTCCGCTTTTTGACCCTCCGAGAGATGATTCGGCAGAAACCATAAAAACAGCCCAAGCGATGGGTATTAATATTAAAATGATTACTGGTGATCATACTGCTATTGCTAAACAAATAGCAAAACAAGTTAATCTGAAAAGTAACATCTTGGAAGCTTCACTATTACTTAATGAGTCTGATAAAAAAATTGGCGATGTTGTTGAAAATGCAGATGGATTTGCTCAGGTTTTTCCTGAACATAAGTATCGAATAGTAGAAATTTTACAAGAAAGAAAACATATAGTTGGCATGACTGGTGATGGAGTTAATGACTCACCTGCTTTGAAGAAAGCCGATGTGGGAATTGCCGTAGCAGGTGCCACTGACGCTGCTAAGTCAGCTGCCGATATAGTCTTAACGTTACCAGGATTGTCTGTTATTATCGACGCTCTGAAAGAAAGCAGAAAAATTTTTCAGCGGATGAATAGTTATGCAATTTATAGAATTGCAGAGACAATAAGAGTGTTGTTTTTTATTACTCTGGCCATTATAGTTTTTAACTTTTATCCTGTTACCGCAGTTATGATTGTGCTGCTTGCATTGTTTAATGATGCGCCAATAATGGCTATAGCTTATGATAATGTAAAATATTCCAATAATCCTGAAAGATGGGATATGAGAATTGTTTTGGGTATGGCAACTTTTTTAGGTTTAATAGGCGTTGTTAGTTCATTTACAATTTACTATTTAGGAAGGGATTATTTTCATTTGTCACCTGGTGTTTTACAATCTTTCATTTTCCTTAAGTTAGCAATTGCCGGTCATCTTACAATATTTTTAACTAGAACTCGTGGGCCCTTTTGGTCGATAAAACCAAGTGCTGTTTTACTATGGTCAGCTGTAATTACAAAATTATTAGCTACACTTTTTGCTGTATATGGGTGGTTCATCTCACCAATTTCATGGGAACTGGCACTGTTCGTCTGGGCTTATGCTATTGTCGCCTTTCTTATAACTGATTTTTTGAAAGTAAAGATTTACAGACTATTAGATCACACTGGAATTAAATTTCACAGATAA
- a CDS encoding ATP-binding protein gives MAKDTSSYRNKQKKPWFTNTVKRIIIWDIAIFFLLFIISNIFIIAITNKILNENLDKEIKNKIDVLEELFSIKNDTIKFVGYGELNEPAFQNVYLGSFFLQVYDISGRLIVRSNNLQSFVPLPFDVRKFNMNLEFEDTKIGNNNLRVAYAPIKDKSSNVRAYIQLAAFENKNNSIMREIIVFNIMLLPVILFLIVISSVFLAKKSYAPLNKIIEVAENITANNLNTRIEYKADSYDELGRLRDTLNRLFSRLNGYINHISQFTDNVSHQLMNPLTAAKTELEYILKRDRKPEEYKESLIVLNSQINIMINIIKLLLTIAKYSTQPELNKSVINVTKVINKTIKPLFNRYNIIYDMQDNIYLRGSSEGFQIIMENLIDNAVKYSNENSEVLVKILKLNERIEIMVADYGIGIPEKEKEKIFERFYRSQNTIKNTNGYGLGLCLVKTITQAMNGNIRVENNVPRGTKFIIDFPVMNME, from the coding sequence ATGGCGAAGGATACATCTTCATATCGGAATAAGCAAAAAAAACCGTGGTTTACTAATACTGTTAAAAGAATAATAATATGGGATATAGCTATATTCTTTTTGCTTTTTATAATATCAAATATTTTCATAATAGCAATTACTAACAAAATATTGAATGAGAATCTTGATAAAGAGATAAAGAATAAAATTGACGTTCTTGAAGAATTGTTCAGTATAAAAAACGATACCATAAAATTCGTTGGATATGGCGAATTAAATGAACCGGCATTTCAAAATGTTTACCTGGGTTCTTTTTTCCTGCAAGTATACGATATAAGTGGAAGACTTATTGTTAGAAGTAATAATCTACAATCCTTCGTGCCACTTCCGTTTGATGTAAGAAAATTTAATATGAACCTTGAATTTGAAGATACTAAAATAGGCAACAATAACTTACGGGTTGCCTACGCTCCAATTAAGGATAAATCAAGTAATGTACGAGCATATATTCAACTTGCTGCTTTTGAAAATAAAAATAATTCTATAATGAGAGAGATAATTGTTTTTAATATTATGCTTCTTCCGGTAATTTTGTTTTTAATAGTAATTTCAAGCGTCTTTCTTGCTAAAAAGAGTTATGCACCGCTGAATAAAATTATAGAAGTTGCTGAGAATATAACAGCTAATAATTTAAATACAAGGATTGAATACAAAGCAGATTCTTATGATGAACTTGGAAGATTAAGAGATACACTAAATCGCCTTTTTAGCAGACTTAATGGATATATTAATCATATCTCTCAATTTACAGACAACGTATCCCATCAGCTAATGAATCCTTTGACAGCTGCTAAAACTGAACTCGAGTATATTCTAAAACGTGATAGAAAGCCCGAAGAATATAAAGAGTCTTTAATCGTTTTGAATTCTCAAATAAATATAATGATAAATATTATCAAATTATTACTTACAATTGCAAAATATAGCACTCAACCCGAGCTGAATAAAAGTGTGATTAACGTTACTAAAGTGATTAATAAAACAATTAAACCCCTGTTTAACCGCTACAATATAATTTACGATATGCAAGACAACATTTATCTGAGGGGAAGCTCAGAAGGTTTTCAAATTATTATGGAAAATTTAATTGATAATGCTGTTAAGTACTCTAATGAAAATAGCGAGGTATTGGTAAAAATATTGAAATTGAATGAAAGAATTGAAATAATGGTTGCCGACTATGGTATCGGAATACCGGAAAAAGAAAAAGAAAAAATATTTGAAAGATTTTATCGCTCACAAAATACAATAAAAAATACAAATGGCTATGGTCTTGGTTTATGTCTTGTTAAAACAATTACTCAAGCAATGAACGGGAATATAAGAGTTGAAAATAATGTACCACGTGGGACAAAATTTATTATTGATTTCCCTGTAATGAACATGGAATAA
- a CDS encoding response regulator transcription factor, with product MEILIAEDDKQIVNSLIKNLTEEGHHVRCAYDGEKALYYVKSFPFDVVLLDWRMPGISGIEVCKRIREYGINVPIILLTALSQISNKVEALRVGADDYITKPFSLEELIARIHAVVRRYKLHTNELITSNLTLNLIERKAITIRGEIPLNGKEFDLLKCFILHKGRILSKEELAKLVWGYDFVPLSNIIEVTVKNLRKKLEEGTGKKLIKSIYGEGYIFISE from the coding sequence ATGGAAATTTTAATTGCAGAAGATGATAAGCAAATAGTAAATTCTTTAATAAAGAATTTAACTGAGGAAGGACATCATGTTAGGTGTGCATATGATGGTGAGAAAGCCTTGTACTATGTAAAGTCATTTCCTTTTGATGTCGTTCTATTAGATTGGAGAATGCCAGGAATAAGCGGTATAGAAGTCTGTAAAAGAATACGGGAATATGGAATTAATGTACCTATAATACTTTTAACAGCATTAAGTCAGATTTCAAATAAGGTGGAAGCACTTCGTGTAGGTGCCGATGATTACATTACAAAACCTTTTTCTTTAGAAGAGCTTATTGCTAGAATTCATGCTGTAGTGAGGAGGTATAAATTACATACAAACGAATTAATAACGTCTAACCTTACACTTAATCTTATTGAGAGAAAAGCTATTACAATCCGCGGTGAAATACCCTTAAATGGAAAAGAATTTGACCTGCTAAAATGTTTCATTTTACACAAAGGTAGAATATTAAGTAAAGAAGAACTGGCAAAGTTAGTATGGGGATATGATTTCGTTCCTTTGAGTAATATTATTGAGGTAACTGTAAAAAATCTTCGTAAAAAATTAGAAGAAGGTACTGGGAAAAAATTAATAAAGTCTATTTATGGCGAAGGATACATCTTCATATCGGAATAA
- a CDS encoding NAD-dependent epimerase/dehydratase family protein: protein MQTILGSGGAIGTELAKALKRFTNKIRLVSRNPKKVNETDFLLAADLTDAQQLSKAVEGSTVCYVTIGFEYKTKIWQQVWLTFIKNVVSACKDNKAKLVFFDNIYAIDCNHINHITEESPINPASKKGEIRALVDRYIIENVEKGNIEAIIARSPDFFGPIKKSSIIMNLIYNNLQKGKPALWFCNADVIYTPGYTYDLAMGAALLGNTNDAFNQVWNLPVDQSHATAREFTQMFAEIMNVKNRLKVLPAWSIKLLGFFVPVLKEIYEMRYQYDRDYFFDSSKFIRRFNYVPVSNKKAIEQTIELMKYSKLECRPDLP from the coding sequence ATGCAAACAATCTTGGGCTCTGGCGGCGCTATTGGGACTGAGCTTGCAAAGGCGTTGAAGAGATTTACAAATAAAATACGGTTAGTTTCACGAAATCCAAAGAAGGTCAATGAAACTGACTTCCTTTTGGCTGCTGATCTTACAGATGCACAACAATTATCGAAAGCTGTTGAAGGTAGCACTGTATGTTATGTAACCATTGGCTTCGAATATAAAACAAAAATATGGCAGCAAGTTTGGTTGACATTTATTAAGAATGTTGTATCTGCATGCAAAGATAATAAAGCTAAATTAGTGTTCTTTGACAATATATACGCAATTGACTGTAACCATATAAATCATATTACTGAAGAAAGCCCAATTAATCCTGCAAGTAAAAAAGGAGAAATAAGAGCGCTTGTTGACAGATATATCATAGAAAATGTTGAGAAAGGAAATATTGAAGCTATTATTGCACGCTCACCCGACTTTTTTGGTCCCATAAAGAAAAGCAGCATAATAATGAATTTAATTTATAATAACCTTCAAAAAGGTAAACCAGCGCTGTGGTTTTGCAATGCCGATGTAATTTATACTCCTGGTTATACCTATGATTTAGCAATGGGCGCAGCATTGTTAGGGAACACAAATGATGCATTTAATCAAGTCTGGAATTTACCAGTTGATCAATCTCATGCTACCGCACGGGAATTCACACAAATGTTTGCTGAAATTATGAATGTTAAAAATAGACTTAAGGTGTTACCAGCATGGAGTATCAAATTGCTTGGCTTTTTTGTGCCGGTCCTAAAGGAGATTTATGAGATGAGATACCAATACGATAGAGATTACTTTTTCGATAGTAGTAAATTTATCAGAAGATTCAATTATGTTCCTGTATCGAATAAGAAAGCAATTGAACAGACAATTGAGTTGATGAAATACAGTAAGTTGGAGTGCCGTCCCGACCTACCGTAA
- a CDS encoding multiheme c-type cytochrome, which yields MKNKMCYLAFFISIFLLFSMKVTHAQQNNCKACHSSEYGLWSSSKHADTQKDVGDELASNWIGQTPDSVIAGSQAEDCISCHSPTSVTVNGGMTEIQAINYFFSTVNGKFTDSTSAIHVSDWPNVSCITCHNPPTNHPSSGIPTLGVYNSKNLNYDSVQTSNELCGQCHGSLRFSDTDHRIYDAWKMSKHGHGGQLDVAEELASEHSGENSEKVIKSENCIACHAPTSVTMNGGISEAQALEIFFSTENSNYSSSTKPLNESEWPNVSCTACHNPHKPGVLSYYNSSTRSYEVMNSPNELCGQCHGNLRFPDTDHLSYNIELGTGGIDVPEIHTMNAQCIDCHMYNSGVDGSNSNMFKGHSWSIFVKEDDGTYTTSCTRCHSNFSADSAMAFITKWKTEFQKLDSTANDKITQAQNILANSSDSVKIKLLNEAIFNVTYAESDESGGFHNHLYTQLLLTSSIDKVNDIITGVKNTYSQLPLTFDLSQNYPNPFNPETNIAYSLPVRSNVKIILYNSIGQQVKVLVDKFQNPGRYIINFSSEGLASGVYFYRMFTDKIVLTRKMLIL from the coding sequence ATGAAAAATAAAATGTGTTACCTTGCTTTTTTCATCTCGATTTTTTTACTTTTTTCAATGAAAGTTACCCATGCCCAGCAAAATAATTGTAAAGCATGTCATAGCTCAGAATATGGATTATGGAGTTCAAGCAAGCACGCCGATACACAGAAAGATGTGGGTGACGAATTAGCCTCTAACTGGATAGGACAAACACCTGATTCTGTGATTGCAGGCTCTCAAGCTGAAGATTGTATTTCCTGCCATTCTCCAACTTCAGTTACTGTTAACGGTGGAATGACTGAAATACAGGCTATTAATTACTTTTTTTCAACCGTTAACGGTAAATTTACAGATTCTACCTCTGCTATCCATGTATCGGATTGGCCAAATGTATCCTGCATAACTTGCCATAATCCTCCAACCAATCATCCTTCAAGTGGTATACCTACACTCGGCGTATATAACTCAAAAAACTTAAATTATGACAGTGTTCAAACATCCAATGAATTGTGTGGACAATGTCATGGTAGTTTAAGATTTAGCGATACGGACCATCGCATTTATGATGCATGGAAAATGAGTAAGCACGGGCATGGTGGTCAGCTTGATGTTGCCGAAGAACTGGCATCTGAACATTCTGGAGAGAATTCGGAAAAAGTAATTAAAAGCGAAAATTGCATAGCATGTCACGCACCTACTTCCGTTACTATGAATGGTGGAATTTCTGAAGCTCAAGCGCTTGAAATTTTCTTTTCTACTGAGAATAGCAATTATAGCTCTTCTACCAAACCACTTAATGAGTCAGAATGGCCAAACGTTAGTTGTACCGCATGCCACAATCCTCATAAACCGGGGGTTCTCTCCTACTATAATTCTTCCACAAGGTCGTATGAAGTTATGAATTCACCTAATGAATTATGTGGACAGTGCCACGGAAATTTAAGATTCCCTGATACCGATCATTTAAGTTATAATATTGAATTAGGGACAGGGGGTATAGATGTTCCTGAAATTCATACAATGAATGCCCAGTGTATTGATTGCCATATGTATAATTCAGGTGTAGATGGCTCTAACTCTAATATGTTTAAAGGTCATAGCTGGTCAATATTTGTCAAAGAAGACGACGGAACGTATACTACTTCATGTACCAGATGCCACAGTAACTTTTCCGCTGATTCAGCAATGGCTTTTATTACTAAGTGGAAAACAGAATTCCAAAAACTTGATTCTACTGCTAATGACAAAATAACTCAAGCGCAAAATATTTTGGCCAATAGCAGTGATTCAGTAAAAATAAAATTACTGAACGAAGCTATTTTCAATGTCACTTATGCAGAATCCGATGAAAGTGGTGGGTTCCATAATCATCTCTATACTCAATTGTTACTTACAAGCTCCATTGATAAAGTAAATGACATTATAACAGGCGTAAAAAATACTTATTCACAGCTTCCACTTACTTTTGATCTATCGCAGAACTATCCGAATCCATTTAACCCGGAGACAAATATAGCTTATTCATTACCTGTACGGAGTAACGTTAAAATTATTT
- a CDS encoding HEAT repeat domain-containing protein: MDKKTLNGHNEKLDSLLESLLSEDGTERKNARKKLVSKGKIVINHMGKLLNHPKHLYRWEAVKTLEELALPDSIPYLIQALNDDKSDIRWIAAEGLIRLEMQSVKPVLEALMKKNDSVFLLEGAHHIFFELKEKNVLPKNFPIDELLALLKNSELKESAKLLAYKIINQFKL, encoded by the coding sequence GTGGATAAGAAAACCTTAAATGGACATAATGAGAAGCTTGATTCATTATTAGAATCACTTCTAAGCGAAGATGGGACAGAGAGAAAAAATGCAAGGAAGAAACTTGTTTCTAAAGGTAAAATAGTAATTAACCATATGGGAAAATTGCTTAATCATCCCAAGCATTTATATCGATGGGAGGCTGTTAAAACTCTTGAAGAATTAGCCTTACCTGATTCTATACCATATCTTATTCAAGCTCTAAATGATGATAAGAGTGATATAAGGTGGATTGCAGCAGAAGGATTAATTAGATTAGAGATGCAATCGGTTAAACCTGTACTTGAAGCCTTGATGAAAAAAAATGATTCGGTCTTTCTCTTGGAAGGTGCACACCATATCTTTTTTGAATTGAAAGAAAAAAATGTTTTGCCTAAAAATTTCCCGATTGATGAACTTCTTGCTCTTTTGAAGAATTCTGAGTTAAAGGAAAGTGCAAAATTGTTGGCGTATAAAATAATTAATCAGTTCAAGCTTTGA